A window of the Lysinibacillus irui genome harbors these coding sequences:
- the comX gene encoding competence pheromone ComX: protein MINVIQYLEQNPSLVALLKEQKAALIGVSSTEQKAILESFNGDMNAESEIWN, encoded by the coding sequence ATGATTAATGTAATCCAGTATTTAGAGCAAAATCCTAGCCTAGTTGCACTATTAAAGGAACAAAAAGCCGCATTAATTGGTGTCTCATCTACAGAACAAAAAGCAATTTTAGAATCGTTTAACGGTGATATGAATGCAGAAAGTGAAATTTGGAACTAA
- a CDS encoding polyprenyl synthetase family protein, protein MNGFDERIHESLDILIENETLLGDELKLLLKSFLEEKTAVGFSFGKLCFLHYEAFSDGINEDIYKVAAAIELLILSFDIIDDLQDKDSDYIWNNTPELSLNVALAMLIMASKAINETSFEHKSAAIRLLEKYALMSISGQQLDLLNICRDEESYVQMITQKSGSLTAMGCLIGEVLAKGEVTKEVEEYGKYIGIIQQIKNDIQSLKVWGPKNDLLNKRYSLPIIYLLSKKNDVSNSVASYYNDDIVTVLDNKATENELTNGGAIRYAITIKNVYKFKALNYLENVAINKLGREYLEKLLR, encoded by the coding sequence TTGAACGGTTTTGATGAACGTATTCATGAATCATTGGACATTCTTATAGAAAACGAAACATTACTTGGTGATGAGCTTAAATTGCTGTTAAAAAGTTTTCTTGAAGAGAAAACTGCCGTAGGTTTTTCTTTTGGTAAGTTATGTTTTTTGCATTATGAAGCATTTTCGGATGGCATAAATGAAGATATCTATAAAGTAGCTGCAGCAATTGAACTTTTAATATTGTCTTTTGATATTATCGATGATCTGCAAGATAAGGATTCAGACTATATTTGGAACAATACACCTGAGCTATCATTAAATGTTGCCCTAGCAATGCTGATCATGGCCTCTAAAGCAATAAATGAAACGTCATTTGAGCATAAAAGCGCTGCTATAAGACTACTTGAGAAATACGCCTTAATGAGCATTAGTGGTCAACAATTAGACTTACTTAATATTTGTCGTGATGAGGAATCTTATGTCCAAATGATTACTCAGAAATCGGGCTCTTTAACAGCGATGGGTTGTTTAATAGGCGAGGTGCTTGCAAAGGGGGAAGTTACGAAAGAAGTAGAGGAATACGGGAAATACATAGGTATTATCCAACAAATTAAAAATGACATTCAAAGTTTGAAAGTATGGGGCCCTAAAAATGACCTGCTAAATAAAAGATACTCCTTGCCTATTATTTATCTCTTATCAAAGAAAAATGATGTTTCAAATTCTGTTGCCAGCTATTATAATGATGATATAGTTACAGTTTTGGATAATAAGGCAACAGAAAACGAGTTGACAAATGGTGGGGCAATACGTTATGCCATTACGATAAAGAATGTCTACAAGTTTAAAGCGCTGAATTATCTAGAAAATGTAGCTATAAATAAGCTAGGTAGAGAATATCTAGAAAAACTATTGAGATGA
- a CDS encoding antibiotic biosynthesis monooxygenase family protein: MFVQIKRIVVTEGNSDKVVERFGAKPDGPSLLEQQPGYIDKQVLVKKVRRGDEEVLIMVRWESEEAWKNWEKSPEHIAGHKANAGKPKPEYVIESGQEVYYVKG, encoded by the coding sequence ATGTTTGTACAAATTAAACGTATCGTTGTAACGGAAGGGAATTCGGATAAGGTTGTGGAACGTTTTGGCGCTAAACCTGATGGTCCGTCATTACTTGAACAACAACCTGGTTATATTGATAAGCAGGTGCTTGTAAAAAAAGTTCGCCGTGGTGATGAAGAAGTGCTAATTATGGTTCGCTGGGAATCAGAAGAAGCATGGAAAAACTGGGAAAAGAGTCCCGAGCACATTGCGGGTCATAAGGCAAACGCAGGTAAACCGAAACCTGAATACGTCATTGAAAGCGGACAAGAAGTTTATTACGTAAAAGGTTAA
- a CDS encoding siderophore ABC transporter substrate-binding protein has protein sequence MKKWKLLTVLMAMMLLVLAACGSKDEAKEEDKGTSTDKPAEEQNSDSSAYPITIPGSTIEGKDGKTTFEDVTLDKMPEKVVVFDNGFLDTLDALGVKPTAVVQDSLPSYLSKFKDSTYVNAGTLFEPDYEKLSEINPDIIFISGRASAAYAELSKIAPTVYIGVDNKKFLESFEANTELAGKIFGKEKEAADAIAAYEAKVEEVKAKATASEEKALIVLGSEGALSAYGSGSRFGVIHDVFGVKAADEKIEASTHGANASFEYVRDTNPDILFVVDRDAVVNENGESGTKAAIENEIVSATNAVKNGKVFYLDPEIWYLSGGGLQSETQKIDDVLKAFN, from the coding sequence ATGAAAAAATGGAAATTACTTACGGTATTAATGGCAATGATGTTATTAGTATTAGCTGCTTGCGGTTCAAAAGACGAAGCAAAAGAAGAAGATAAAGGTACTTCAACTGATAAACCAGCAGAGGAGCAAAATAGTGATTCTTCTGCATATCCAATAACAATTCCAGGTAGCACAATTGAAGGAAAAGATGGTAAGACTACATTTGAAGATGTAACACTTGATAAGATGCCGGAAAAAGTAGTTGTTTTTGATAATGGTTTCCTAGATACATTAGATGCTTTAGGTGTTAAGCCTACTGCGGTGGTACAAGATTCATTACCATCATATTTAAGCAAATTTAAAGATAGCACTTATGTAAATGCTGGTACTTTATTTGAGCCTGACTATGAAAAACTATCTGAAATTAACCCAGATATTATTTTCATCTCTGGTCGTGCATCAGCTGCTTACGCTGAATTATCTAAAATTGCGCCTACAGTCTATATTGGTGTAGATAACAAAAAATTCTTAGAATCATTTGAAGCTAATACAGAATTAGCTGGTAAAATCTTTGGTAAAGAAAAAGAAGCAGCAGATGCGATTGCTGCATATGAAGCAAAAGTAGAAGAAGTAAAAGCTAAAGCAACTGCCTCAGAAGAGAAAGCATTAATTGTTTTAGGTAGTGAAGGTGCTTTATCAGCCTATGGCTCTGGTTCACGTTTCGGTGTGATTCATGATGTATTTGGTGTGAAAGCTGCTGATGAAAAAATTGAAGCTTCTACACATGGTGCAAACGCATCATTTGAATATGTGCGTGATACAAATCCTGATATTTTATTTGTAGTTGACCGTGACGCTGTTGTAAATGAAAATGGTGAATCAGGTACAAAAGCTGCGATTGAAAACGAAATCGTTAGTGCAACAAACGCTGTGAAAAACGGCAAAGTATTCTACCTAGACCCAGAAATTTGGTATCTATCAGGTGGCGGCTTACAATCTGAAACACAAAAAATTGATGATGTATTAAAGGCGTTTAACTAA
- a CDS encoding iron ABC transporter ATP-binding protein encodes MIQVKEITKFFGKKPVVQDVSVDIVSGKITSFIGPNGAGKSTLLSMVSRLLNADTGEVLLDKADVRRWKSDDFAKRVSILKQSNFMNVRLTIRELVSFGRFPYSKGNLKPEDEEKVDEAIRYMNLDEIQHNYLDELSGGQRQRAFIAMVIAQDTEYILLDEPLNNLDMKHSVQIMKILRKLVDELGKTVVIVLHDINFASVYSDHIVALKDGRVVKNGPTNDIINSHALKEIYDMDIPVQEQNGCRICVYFNS; translated from the coding sequence ATGATTCAAGTCAAAGAAATTACAAAGTTTTTTGGGAAAAAGCCTGTCGTTCAAGATGTAAGTGTTGATATTGTTTCAGGAAAAATCACTTCATTTATTGGACCGAATGGCGCAGGGAAGTCTACACTACTTTCAATGGTGAGCCGTTTACTAAATGCAGATACTGGTGAAGTACTACTCGATAAAGCAGATGTACGACGCTGGAAATCAGATGATTTTGCGAAGCGGGTATCGATCCTAAAGCAATCAAACTTTATGAATGTTCGTCTAACAATTCGTGAACTTGTATCGTTTGGCCGTTTTCCTTATTCGAAAGGGAACTTAAAACCAGAAGACGAGGAAAAAGTTGACGAAGCTATTCGTTATATGAATTTAGATGAGATTCAACATAATTATTTAGATGAGCTTTCGGGTGGTCAACGTCAGCGTGCTTTTATCGCAATGGTAATTGCACAGGATACAGAATATATATTACTTGACGAACCATTAAATAATTTAGATATGAAGCATTCTGTACAGATTATGAAGATTTTACGAAAGCTTGTTGATGAGTTAGGGAAAACGGTGGTTATTGTTTTACATGATATAAATTTTGCCTCTGTATACTCTGATCATATTGTTGCATTAAAAGATGGACGCGTAGTTAAAAATGGTCCTACAAACGATATTATTAACTCCCATGCTTTAAAGGAAATCTATGATATGGATATCCCTGTTCAAGAACAGAATGGCTGTCGAATTTGTGTTTATTTTAATTCGTGA
- a CDS encoding iron chelate uptake ABC transporter family permease subunit, whose translation MRNRTRMFILIGIAVIAVLLYLFWELNGNYHYAFPRRVIKVVAMALTGIAIAYSTVVFQTITHNRILTPSVMGLDALYMLIQTFIYFFFGSTSILVINIYYNFSLAIVAMIIFALIFYRVLFKEGKRPIYFLLLVGMIVGTFLGSITTFFQVLIDPNEFLGLQSKMFASFNNVNSDLVWLAGVVILLTFIYGWRHMNQLDVMSLGRDTAINLGVPYDKLVQRMLILASILIAVSTALVGPITFFGLIVANLSYQYFKTYKHSILIAGSCVMSIIALVGGQWMVERLFTFSTTLSVIINFVGGVYFIYLLLKESRSAG comes from the coding sequence ATGCGTAATCGTACAAGAATGTTCATTTTAATAGGTATTGCCGTCATAGCTGTTTTGCTATATTTATTTTGGGAGTTAAACGGTAATTACCATTATGCATTTCCACGTCGTGTCATAAAAGTAGTAGCGATGGCGTTAACAGGTATAGCTATTGCCTATTCAACTGTCGTTTTTCAAACAATTACACACAACCGTATTTTAACGCCAAGTGTCATGGGATTAGATGCACTATACATGCTAATTCAAACATTCATCTACTTTTTCTTTGGCTCTACGTCGATATTGGTAATTAATATTTACTACAATTTTTCACTTGCTATTGTAGCAATGATTATATTCGCTTTAATTTTTTACAGAGTATTGTTTAAAGAAGGCAAGCGACCAATTTATTTCTTACTGCTTGTGGGTATGATTGTCGGAACGTTTTTAGGTAGTATTACAACGTTCTTCCAAGTATTAATAGATCCAAATGAGTTTTTAGGCTTACAAAGTAAAATGTTTGCAAGCTTTAATAATGTCAACTCAGATTTAGTTTGGCTAGCAGGTGTCGTGATTTTACTAACGTTTATTTACGGTTGGCGCCATATGAACCAATTAGATGTCATGTCATTAGGAAGGGATACAGCCATTAACTTAGGCGTACCTTATGATAAGTTGGTTCAACGTATGTTAATCTTAGCCTCCATCCTGATTGCTGTATCAACGGCACTCGTTGGGCCGATTACATTCTTTGGTTTAATCGTAGCAAATTTATCTTATCAGTATTTCAAAACATACAAGCACTCCATCTTAATTGCTGGTTCTTGTGTGATGAGTATTATTGCTTTAGTCGGTGGACAGTGGATGGTTGAAAGACTATTTACTTTCAGTACTACACTTAGCGTCATTATTAATTTTGTGGGTGGGGTCTACTTCATCTACTTATTATTAAAAGAAAGTAGGTCAGCAGGATGA
- a CDS encoding ABC transporter permease, producing MKIRYLLTATVVLSIVSLFIGVVDIKPSDLLDFQSEETRLFLISRVPRLVAILLAGAGMSIAGLIMQSLSRNKFVSPTTAGTLDATRLGVLISMMFFTNVTYFQKISFAFIFALAGTLLFMQILNRIKFKDAIFIPLIGLMYGNILSSVTTFFAYKANIIQNISAWLQGDFSLIMKGRYELLYISIPVLILAYIYANRFTVAGMGEDFAKNLGLSYKFVVNLGLVLVALISTTVVLTVGVIPFLGLIIPNIISLFKGDNLAKTLPHTALLGMSFLLFCDILGRVLIFPYEIPISMTVGVIGSAIFLFMLFRGRAYA from the coding sequence ATGAAAATAAGATATCTTTTAACAGCAACTGTTGTGTTGTCTATTGTGTCGCTATTTATAGGAGTAGTTGATATAAAGCCTAGTGACCTATTAGACTTCCAATCAGAAGAAACAAGACTATTTTTAATTAGTCGAGTACCTAGACTTGTTGCAATTTTGCTAGCAGGTGCAGGTATGAGTATTGCTGGTTTAATTATGCAAAGCTTAAGTAGGAATAAGTTCGTATCACCAACTACAGCTGGTACGTTAGATGCCACTCGGTTGGGTGTCTTGATTTCCATGATGTTCTTTACGAACGTCACGTATTTTCAAAAAATTTCCTTCGCTTTCATATTTGCTTTAGCCGGCACATTACTATTTATGCAAATATTAAATCGAATAAAGTTTAAAGATGCGATTTTTATACCGCTTATTGGCTTAATGTACGGAAATATTTTGTCCTCTGTTACAACGTTCTTTGCGTACAAGGCGAATATTATCCAAAACATTTCTGCATGGTTACAAGGAGATTTCTCATTAATCATGAAAGGCCGTTATGAACTGTTATACATAAGTATACCAGTACTGATTTTAGCTTACATTTACGCAAACCGTTTTACAGTGGCTGGAATGGGAGAGGATTTTGCTAAAAATCTTGGTCTATCCTACAAATTTGTAGTGAACTTAGGCTTAGTATTGGTAGCTCTTATCTCTACAACAGTGGTGTTAACAGTCGGTGTCATTCCATTCCTAGGTTTGATCATTCCGAATATTATTTCACTGTTTAAAGGTGATAATTTGGCAAAGACATTGCCGCATACAGCATTACTTGGTATGTCATTCTTATTATTCTGCGATATTTTAGGACGCGTCTTGATTTTCCCTTATGAAATACCAATTAGTATGACTGTTGGTGTCATCGGAAGTGCAATCTTCCTATTTATGTTGTTTAGGGGGAGAGCATATGCGTAA
- a CDS encoding YkvI family membrane protein, which produces MKKSLQIGGAYVGIIVGAGFASGQEIVLYFTSYGFKGIYGALLAMIGFSIVGMCVAQVSSRLHTTSHKDLIYQISGNFVGFLLDLILSLFLFGVAVIMFAGAGATFQQMFGLPIWLGSICMVILTVATVMLDVKNIINIIALATPYLLTIVSIIAIYAIATMDLTFVEQAVIAQQAQISGNRWWVTALLYMSFNVGVSFSLLTVMCGSIRNDKVAGMGGIIGGILLGALILLINFSLLAKMNIIVGLDIPMLALANEIHPIVGLLMTFSLLGMIYNTAVGMLYSFMVRFIKPNRGSFRVAVIIIGGLGFLASLVGFTTLVAKLYAVMGYVGLILIIFIISAWFKSGTKKIVYYKKGN; this is translated from the coding sequence TTGAAAAAAAGCTTGCAAATCGGCGGTGCCTATGTAGGAATAATCGTTGGTGCAGGATTTGCGTCAGGGCAGGAAATTGTCCTCTACTTTACAAGTTATGGCTTTAAAGGAATATATGGTGCATTGTTAGCGATGATTGGCTTCTCTATAGTCGGAATGTGTGTGGCACAAGTTAGTTCAAGACTGCACACAACCTCTCATAAGGATTTGATTTATCAAATTTCAGGGAATTTTGTTGGCTTTTTATTGGATTTAATATTATCGCTCTTTTTATTTGGAGTTGCTGTCATTATGTTTGCGGGAGCGGGTGCAACCTTTCAGCAAATGTTTGGACTACCTATTTGGTTAGGTAGTATTTGCATGGTTATCCTTACAGTAGCTACCGTTATGCTGGATGTGAAAAACATCATTAATATTATTGCTCTTGCCACCCCTTACCTATTAACAATTGTGTCCATCATCGCTATTTATGCTATCGCAACTATGGATCTCACCTTTGTAGAGCAGGCAGTTATTGCTCAACAAGCTCAAATAAGCGGGAACAGGTGGTGGGTCACAGCCCTACTCTATATGTCATTTAACGTAGGGGTTAGTTTTTCATTGTTAACCGTGATGTGTGGCTCTATACGCAATGATAAGGTAGCGGGTATGGGAGGTATAATAGGTGGTATCTTGTTAGGAGCCTTAATATTACTTATTAATTTCTCTCTTCTTGCAAAAATGAATATTATTGTTGGATTAGATATTCCAATGCTTGCATTGGCTAATGAAATACATCCTATTGTGGGCTTGCTTATGACTTTCTCTCTTTTAGGCATGATCTATAATACTGCTGTGGGGATGCTATATTCTTTCATGGTAAGGTTTATCAAGCCCAATAGAGGTAGCTTTAGGGTAGCCGTTATTATTATTGGAGGCTTGGGGTTTTTAGCGAGTCTTGTGGGATTCACAACATTGGTAGCAAAACTATATGCAGTTATGGGTTATGTAGGTTTAATATTAATTATTTTCATTATTTCAGCATGGTTCAAAAGCGGAACAAAGAAAATTGTTTACTATAAAAAAGGTAATTGA